The Blastococcus sp. HT6-4 genome window below encodes:
- the arsB gene encoding ACR3 family arsenite efflux transporter yields MSDAIRETARPDVPADAPVLQKLSTLDRFLPVWIVAAMALGLGLGRLVPGLDDALDAVRVGDVSLPIAIGLLLMMYPVLAKVRYSEIDRVTGDRKLLAASLVLNWVLGPALMFALAWLLLPDLPEYRTGLIIVGLARCIAMVLIWNDLSCGDREAAAVLVAINSVFQIIAFAALGWFYLQVLPGWLGLSTTSAEFSVWAIVVSVLVFLGIPLVAGFLTRTLGERRKGRAWYEERFLPRIGPVALYGLLFTIVMLFALQGDAITSQPWDVARIALPLLAYFFLMFGGSFLLGMQLGLGYAKTATLAFTAAGNNFELAIAVAIGTFGVTSGQALAGVVGPLIEVPVLVALVYVSLWAARRWFPGDPTVPASIRSAR; encoded by the coding sequence GTGAGCGACGCGATCCGCGAGACCGCCCGGCCCGACGTCCCGGCCGATGCCCCGGTCCTGCAGAAGCTCTCCACCCTCGACCGGTTCCTGCCGGTCTGGATCGTCGCGGCGATGGCCCTCGGCCTGGGGCTGGGCCGGCTCGTCCCCGGCCTGGACGACGCGCTGGACGCGGTGCGGGTCGGCGACGTCAGCCTGCCGATCGCGATCGGGCTGCTGCTGATGATGTACCCGGTCCTGGCCAAGGTCCGGTACTCCGAGATCGACCGGGTCACCGGCGACCGGAAGCTCCTGGCCGCCAGCCTGGTGCTCAACTGGGTGCTCGGCCCGGCGCTGATGTTCGCGCTGGCCTGGCTGCTGCTGCCCGACCTGCCCGAGTACCGCACCGGCCTGATCATCGTCGGCCTGGCCCGCTGCATCGCGATGGTCCTGATCTGGAACGACCTGTCCTGCGGCGACCGCGAGGCCGCCGCCGTCCTGGTCGCGATCAACTCGGTCTTCCAGATCATCGCCTTCGCCGCGCTGGGCTGGTTCTACCTGCAGGTGCTGCCCGGATGGCTCGGCCTGTCGACGACGTCGGCGGAGTTCAGTGTCTGGGCGATCGTCGTCTCGGTCCTGGTGTTCCTGGGCATCCCGCTCGTCGCCGGCTTCCTCACCCGCACGCTGGGCGAGCGCCGCAAGGGCCGCGCCTGGTACGAGGAGCGGTTCCTCCCGCGCATCGGCCCGGTCGCCCTCTACGGGCTGCTGTTCACCATCGTGATGCTCTTCGCCCTGCAGGGTGACGCGATCACCTCCCAGCCCTGGGACGTCGCCCGCATCGCACTGCCGCTCCTGGCCTACTTCTTCCTGATGTTTGGCGGCTCCTTCCTGCTCGGCATGCAGCTGGGCCTCGGCTACGCGAAGACGGCGACGCTCGCGTTCACCGCGGCCGGCAACAACTTCGAGCTCGCCATCGCCGTGGCCATCGGCACCTTCGGCGTCACCAGCGGGCAGGCCCTCGCCGGCGTCGTCGGCCCGCTGATCGAGGTCCCCGTCCTCGTGGCGCTGGTCTACGTCTCGCTGTGGGCCGCCCGCCGCTGGTTCCCCGGCGACCCCACCGTCCCCGCCTCGATCCGGAGCGCCCGATGA
- a CDS encoding metalloregulator ArsR/SmtB family transcription factor yields the protein MSDPGLACCTPLSGTAMSTEQAEQIAPLLKALADPVRLRLISLIASSQGGEACVCDLNDAFDLTQATISHHLKVLHSAGLLDREKRGVWVYYAVRPAALAAVATLFTQAVPA from the coding sequence ATGAGCGACCCCGGCCTGGCGTGCTGCACGCCGCTGTCCGGCACGGCGATGAGCACCGAGCAGGCCGAGCAGATCGCGCCCCTGCTCAAGGCGCTGGCCGATCCCGTCCGGCTGCGGCTGATCAGCCTGATCGCGTCGAGCCAGGGCGGGGAGGCCTGCGTCTGCGACCTGAACGACGCCTTCGACCTCACCCAGGCCACGATCAGCCACCACCTGAAGGTGCTGCACTCGGCTGGGTTGCTCGACCGCGAGAAGCGGGGGGTGTGGGTCTACTACGCCGTCCGCCCGGCCGCGCTCGCCGCCGTCGCCACGCTCTTCACCCAGGCGGTCCCGGCGTGA
- a CDS encoding DinB family protein: MTDTTTLTAERADLLETLAVHRSFLRHTVQGLTDEQARQRTTASELTLGGLIKHVAGTEEAWAHFVVGGPQAMAGPDDAAQAEAWGEGFRMGPDETLAGVLARYEEVARRTDELVRTLPDLDAAHPLPAAPWFEPGAVRSARRVFLHIVAETAQHAGHADILRESLDGQKTMG, from the coding sequence ATGACCGACACGACCACCCTCACCGCGGAGCGCGCCGACCTGCTGGAGACCCTGGCGGTCCACCGGAGCTTCCTGCGGCACACCGTCCAGGGCCTCACCGACGAGCAGGCGCGGCAGCGGACGACCGCGAGCGAGCTGACCCTCGGCGGGCTGATCAAGCACGTCGCCGGTACCGAGGAGGCGTGGGCCCACTTCGTCGTGGGCGGCCCGCAGGCGATGGCGGGGCCGGACGACGCGGCGCAGGCCGAGGCGTGGGGCGAGGGGTTCCGCATGGGCCCGGACGAGACGCTCGCGGGCGTGCTGGCGCGCTACGAGGAGGTCGCGCGGCGGACCGACGAGCTGGTGCGGACGCTGCCCGACCTCGACGCCGCCCACCCGCTGCCCGCGGCGCCGTGGTTCGAGCCGGGCGCGGTCCGGTCCGCCCGGCGGGTGTTCCTGCACATCGTGGCCGAGACCGCCCAGCACGCCGGGCACGCGGACATCCTGCGGGAGTCCCTGGACGGGCAGAAGACGATGGGCTGA
- a CDS encoding ArsI/CadI family heavy metal resistance metalloenzyme produces the protein MSRVQLALRVADLDAAVDFYSRLFDATPGKRRPGYANFAIAEPPLKLVLLEGSAGEPTRMDHLGVEVSCTDEVTAATGRLADAGLATRPEEDTTCCYAVQDKVWVTGPGGEPWEVYTVKADARPDLEGQTDAELSAVAGDRSCCRTEEQPAAACC, from the coding sequence GTGTCCCGTGTCCAGCTCGCCCTCCGCGTCGCCGACCTCGACGCCGCCGTCGACTTCTACTCCCGGCTGTTCGACGCCACCCCGGGCAAGCGCCGGCCGGGCTACGCCAACTTCGCCATCGCCGAGCCCCCGCTGAAGCTGGTCCTGCTCGAGGGCTCGGCCGGCGAGCCGACCCGGATGGACCACCTCGGCGTGGAGGTGTCGTGCACCGACGAGGTCACCGCGGCCACCGGCCGGCTGGCCGACGCCGGCCTGGCGACCCGGCCGGAGGAGGACACCACCTGCTGCTACGCCGTCCAGGACAAGGTCTGGGTGACCGGACCCGGCGGCGAGCCGTGGGAGGTCTACACCGTCAAGGCCGACGCCCGTCCCGACCTCGAGGGGCAGACCGACGCCGAGCTCTCCGCCGTCGCCGGTGACCGCAGTTGCTGCCGCACCGAGGAGCAGCCGGCCGCCGCCTGCTGCTGA
- a CDS encoding DUF4334 domain-containing protein produces the protein MNPGSTSSDQVLARAAGGISRDEALGLFDDARPVAVDEMTGRWRGSGVPTGSPLDGLLESYGWYGKEFVDAETAHPLLFGTRSGPRPVDPAPIPVRVLRDLPGLAHSRAARAAFRAVRPLLTTTRPKARLRAVEHRGVVTAAMVYDALPIIDVFRRVDGRTVLGLMDLRGLPDPFLFLLRRES, from the coding sequence ATGAACCCGGGATCGACGAGCAGCGACCAGGTGCTGGCGCGGGCCGCCGGGGGCATCTCCCGCGACGAGGCGCTCGGGCTGTTCGACGATGCCCGGCCGGTGGCCGTCGACGAGATGACCGGCCGCTGGCGGGGGAGCGGGGTGCCCACCGGCTCACCGCTGGACGGGCTGCTGGAGTCCTACGGCTGGTACGGCAAGGAGTTCGTCGACGCCGAGACGGCGCACCCGCTGCTGTTCGGCACCCGGTCGGGCCCGCGCCCGGTCGACCCGGCGCCGATCCCGGTCCGGGTGCTGCGCGACCTCCCCGGCCTCGCGCACTCCCGGGCGGCGCGGGCGGCGTTCCGCGCCGTCCGCCCGCTGCTCACCACGACCAGGCCGAAGGCCCGGCTGCGGGCGGTCGAGCACCGCGGCGTCGTCACGGCCGCGATGGTCTACGACGCGCTGCCGATCATCGACGTCTTCCGGCGGGTGGACGGCCGCACCGTGCTCGGCCTCATGGACCTGCGCGGCCTGCCCGACCCGTTCCTCTTCCTGCTCAGGCGGGAGAGCTGA
- a CDS encoding erythromycin esterase family protein, translating into MPDPMHDQIQALATPLRTPEDLDPLLDRIGDARIVAIGEASHGTHEYYAWRAALTRRLIEEKGFGFVAVEGDWPDCYRVGRSVQLRPGAAEDPRDALDAFTRWPTWMWANDEVVEFCRWLRDHNTARPEDDRVGFYGIDVYSLWDSMHALVDWLAEHEPGHVEQAKQALACFEPFGEDGAEYAFASRFAPDSCEQEAVDLLRSLCERRGDGESDLDAEGRFAAEQNAAVVVDAERYYRAMVRGSAESWNVRDEHMVDTLDRLLDHAGPKAVVWEHNTHIGDARATDMAAHGMTNVGQLLRERHGTDHVVLVGFGGYRGGVVAGREWGAQMERMAVPPARPGSLEARLHEALGEDALLVFPRVRQPGWLRTRLDHRAIGVVYRPSREKWGNYVPTVLGERYDAFLYLDDTRPLQPLHLERADEHVPVAAYGE; encoded by the coding sequence ATGCCTGACCCGATGCACGACCAGATCCAGGCCCTGGCGACACCGCTGCGCACCCCGGAGGACCTCGACCCGCTGCTGGACCGGATCGGCGACGCCCGGATCGTGGCGATCGGGGAGGCCAGCCACGGAACGCACGAGTACTACGCCTGGCGGGCGGCCCTCACCCGGCGGCTGATCGAGGAGAAGGGGTTCGGGTTCGTCGCGGTCGAGGGCGACTGGCCCGACTGCTACCGGGTCGGCCGCAGCGTGCAGCTGCGGCCCGGCGCCGCCGAGGACCCGCGCGACGCACTCGACGCCTTCACCCGCTGGCCGACCTGGATGTGGGCCAACGACGAGGTCGTCGAGTTCTGCCGCTGGCTGCGGGACCACAACACCGCCCGCCCGGAGGACGACCGGGTCGGCTTCTACGGCATCGACGTCTACAGCCTGTGGGACTCGATGCACGCACTGGTGGACTGGCTGGCCGAGCACGAGCCCGGGCACGTCGAGCAGGCCAAGCAGGCGCTGGCCTGCTTCGAGCCGTTCGGTGAGGACGGCGCGGAGTACGCCTTCGCCAGCCGCTTCGCCCCGGACTCCTGCGAGCAGGAAGCCGTGGACCTGCTGCGCTCGCTGTGCGAGCGGCGCGGGGACGGGGAGTCGGACCTCGACGCGGAGGGGCGCTTCGCCGCCGAGCAGAACGCCGCGGTGGTCGTCGACGCCGAGCGCTACTACCGCGCCATGGTGCGGGGCTCCGCCGAGTCGTGGAACGTCCGCGACGAGCACATGGTCGACACCCTCGACCGGTTGCTCGACCATGCCGGACCCAAGGCGGTCGTGTGGGAGCACAACACCCACATCGGCGATGCCCGCGCCACCGACATGGCCGCCCACGGCATGACCAACGTCGGTCAGCTGCTGCGCGAGCGCCACGGCACCGACCACGTCGTCCTCGTCGGCTTCGGGGGATACCGCGGCGGCGTGGTCGCCGGCCGCGAGTGGGGCGCGCAGATGGAGCGCATGGCCGTGCCCCCGGCCCGGCCGGGCAGCCTCGAGGCCCGGCTGCACGAGGCACTGGGCGAGGACGCGCTCCTCGTCTTCCCCCGCGTCCGGCAGCCGGGGTGGCTGCGGACCCGGCTGGACCACCGGGCGATCGGCGTGGTCTACCGGCCGTCGCGGGAGAAGTGGGGCAACTACGTGCCGACCGTGCTGGGGGAGCGCTACGACGCGTTCCTGTACCTGGACGACACCAGGCCGTTGCAGCCGCTGCACCTCGAACGTGCCGACGAGCACGTGCCCGTCGCCGCATACGGGGAGTGA
- a CDS encoding GGDEF domain-containing protein, with protein sequence MYSGQRTPTSLLAALYAICGVLCWIGAALPMHPETPVRLLWALGAVGLGAGAGLWWGAARLRPWVLHVALALVSVLVGVLAWRSATAVGVIGLGPVQISVGLYAAHFFSLPAARLHAAFAVLCAGLGAWAAAPSGFLAPWIALAVSVAALTEAQGRLARRLRTAAGTDPLTGIANRRAWEEQAARHLARAARSGEPLSFAILDLDDFKEVNDRDGHSAGDDLLRELTATWSRRLRKADLLGRYGGDEFVLLLPATDDDGARQVMDQLDATHPFTWTVGLATARPGDTLDTVLARADAQLYRRKRGRIS encoded by the coding sequence GTGTACTCGGGGCAGCGGACGCCCACGTCGCTCCTGGCGGCGCTCTACGCCATCTGCGGGGTGCTGTGCTGGATCGGCGCTGCCCTGCCCATGCACCCGGAGACCCCGGTCCGTCTGCTGTGGGCGCTCGGTGCCGTCGGACTCGGCGCCGGCGCGGGGCTGTGGTGGGGCGCAGCCCGACTGCGCCCCTGGGTGCTGCACGTCGCGCTCGCGCTCGTCTCGGTCCTCGTCGGCGTGCTCGCCTGGCGCTCGGCCACGGCCGTGGGCGTGATCGGGCTGGGCCCGGTGCAGATCTCCGTCGGGCTGTACGCCGCGCACTTCTTCTCCCTTCCCGCAGCCCGGCTGCACGCCGCCTTCGCGGTGCTGTGCGCGGGCCTCGGCGCCTGGGCCGCCGCACCGTCGGGCTTCCTGGCACCCTGGATCGCCCTCGCGGTGTCGGTCGCCGCGCTGACCGAGGCGCAGGGCCGGCTGGCGCGACGGCTGCGGACGGCGGCCGGCACCGATCCGCTCACCGGCATCGCCAACCGGAGGGCGTGGGAGGAGCAGGCCGCCCGGCACCTGGCCCGCGCCGCCCGCAGCGGCGAGCCGCTGAGCTTCGCGATCCTCGACCTCGACGACTTCAAGGAGGTCAACGACCGCGACGGCCACAGCGCCGGCGACGACCTCCTCCGCGAACTCACGGCGACCTGGAGCCGCCGGCTGCGGAAGGCCGACCTGCTCGGCCGCTACGGCGGCGACGAGTTCGTCCTGCTGCTGCCGGCGACCGACGACGACGGCGCACGTCAGGTGATGGACCAGCTCGACGCCACGCACCCGTTCACCTGGACCGTCGGGCTGGCCACGGCCCGTCCCGGCGACACGCTCGACACGGTGCTGGCCCGCGCCGACGCGCAGCTGTACCGGAGGAAGCGCGGCCGCATCTCCTGA
- a CDS encoding arsenate reductase ArsC — translation MIPSVLFVCVHNAGRSQMAAGWLRHLGGDGVEVRSAGSMPGDQVNPAAVEAMAEVGIDISDQRPKVLTTDAVEASDVVITMGCGDACPIFPGKRYLDWQLEDPAGKGVESVRPIRDEIERRIRGLLDELGVSSPA, via the coding sequence ATGATCCCCAGTGTCCTGTTCGTCTGCGTGCACAACGCCGGCCGGTCCCAGATGGCCGCCGGCTGGCTGCGGCACCTCGGCGGCGACGGGGTCGAGGTCCGCTCGGCCGGCTCGATGCCGGGTGACCAGGTGAACCCGGCCGCCGTCGAGGCGATGGCCGAGGTCGGCATCGACATCTCCGACCAGCGGCCGAAGGTGCTCACGACCGATGCGGTGGAGGCCTCCGACGTGGTCATCACCATGGGGTGCGGCGACGCCTGCCCGATCTTCCCCGGCAAGCGCTACCTGGACTGGCAGCTGGAGGACCCGGCCGGCAAGGGCGTCGAGTCGGTGCGGCCGATCCGCGACGAGATCGAGCGCCGCATCCGCGGGCTGCTCGACGAGCTGGGGGTCAGCTCTCCCGCCTGA
- a CDS encoding DUF4177 domain-containing protein, which translates to MAARYEYKVEELREGLIGGKMSGGKLEKVLNDHARKGWQLKAITSVEVRGRIGPGGVEGVLVTFERPVA; encoded by the coding sequence ATGGCAGCGCGTTATGAGTACAAGGTCGAGGAGCTCCGGGAGGGGCTGATCGGCGGCAAGATGTCCGGCGGCAAGCTGGAGAAGGTGCTCAACGACCACGCCCGCAAGGGCTGGCAGCTCAAGGCGATCACCTCCGTCGAGGTCAGGGGCCGCATCGGTCCGGGCGGGGTCGAGGGCGTGCTGGTCACCTTCGAGCGCCCGGTGGCATGA
- a CDS encoding glutamate--cysteine ligase: protein MQSTTGRPPAAAGATVGVEEEFHLVDPETFELTPSPGLADAVLRHEFGERVHPEISTTQLETATGICRTLGELRAELAATRAQAHAAAAGAGVALLAASTHPSAGWRQQVLTPAPRYEAMVQRWAGLAARQDITGCHVHVGVPDLDTAVAVLDRARPYLPLLLAMTGSSPFHDRADTGYESYRTLWWGRWPNTGAPEPLGSAARFRELVDGLVACGVVADASHLYWDLRPSSHLPTVEFRLADVCTDLDDAVLHAALVRSLVRVLAARAGRDEPVPVVRPELLRAARWRAARDGLTGQLVDPVAGAVVDARTAVDGLLDELADDLADRDEEDEVRSLVHRLLGRGTSAVRQRAVWRRTGDLRQVTAAIVREGSPDA, encoded by the coding sequence GTGCAGTCCACCACCGGTCGTCCCCCGGCCGCCGCGGGTGCCACCGTCGGCGTGGAGGAGGAGTTCCACCTCGTCGACCCGGAGACCTTCGAGCTCACCCCCAGCCCGGGCCTCGCCGACGCCGTGCTCCGGCACGAGTTCGGTGAACGGGTCCACCCCGAGATCAGCACGACCCAGCTGGAGACGGCCACCGGCATCTGCCGCACGCTGGGCGAGCTGCGGGCGGAGCTGGCGGCCACCCGGGCCCAGGCGCACGCCGCCGCCGCCGGCGCGGGCGTCGCCCTCCTCGCGGCGTCGACCCACCCCTCGGCCGGGTGGCGGCAGCAGGTGCTCACCCCGGCGCCGCGGTACGAGGCGATGGTGCAGCGGTGGGCCGGCCTGGCGGCCCGGCAGGACATCACCGGCTGCCACGTGCACGTCGGCGTCCCGGATCTCGACACCGCCGTCGCCGTGCTCGACCGCGCCCGCCCCTACCTGCCGCTGCTCCTCGCGATGACCGGAAGCTCGCCGTTCCACGACCGCGCCGACACCGGCTACGAGAGCTACCGGACGCTGTGGTGGGGGCGCTGGCCGAACACGGGGGCGCCCGAACCGCTCGGCTCGGCGGCCCGGTTCCGGGAGCTCGTCGACGGCCTGGTCGCCTGCGGCGTCGTCGCCGACGCCTCCCACCTGTACTGGGACCTGCGGCCCTCGTCGCACCTGCCGACCGTGGAGTTCCGGCTGGCCGACGTCTGCACCGACCTCGACGACGCCGTCCTGCACGCCGCGCTGGTCCGCTCGCTGGTGCGGGTGCTCGCCGCCCGCGCCGGGCGCGACGAGCCGGTCCCGGTCGTCCGCCCCGAGCTGCTGCGGGCGGCCCGGTGGCGGGCCGCCCGCGACGGCCTCACCGGGCAGCTGGTCGACCCCGTGGCCGGAGCGGTCGTCGACGCGCGCACCGCCGTCGACGGCCTGCTCGACGAGCTCGCGGACGACCTCGCCGACCGGGACGAGGAGGACGAGGTGCGGAGTCTTGTGCACCGGCTGCTCGGCCGGGGTACCTCGGCCGTGCGCCAGCGTGCCGTCTGGCGGCGGACCGGTGATCTGCGGCAGGTGACCGCCGCGATCGTGAGAGAGGGGAGCCCCGATGCCTGA
- a CDS encoding SDR family oxidoreductase: MAGPPRVAIVTGSESGIGRAVAVALAEQGCDVGITWYRDAHAGEATAEQVRALGRRAEVRHLDLTRLPGAADVVDELAESLGRVDVLVNDAGTGHMTPLLELDYDTWREVLATDLDGAFLCLQRAARRMVAAGTGGRIVNITSVHEHAPRVGAAGYCAAKGGLGLLTQVAALELAEHGITVNAVAPGEIATPMTGQEDEDPTAPRHDRPGVPLRRPGDAREVAAVVAFLASPAAGYVTGASWAVDGGMLRMGPMAGSHLDSDDWRRG; encoded by the coding sequence ATGGCCGGCCCTCCACGCGTCGCGATCGTCACCGGCTCCGAGTCCGGCATCGGGCGGGCCGTCGCCGTGGCCCTCGCCGAGCAGGGCTGTGACGTGGGGATCACCTGGTACCGCGACGCCCACGCCGGGGAGGCCACCGCCGAGCAGGTGCGCGCCCTGGGCCGTCGCGCCGAGGTCCGCCACCTCGACCTGACCCGGCTGCCCGGCGCCGCCGACGTGGTCGACGAGCTGGCCGAGTCGCTCGGTCGCGTCGACGTGCTGGTCAACGACGCGGGCACCGGGCACATGACCCCGCTGCTGGAACTGGACTACGACACCTGGCGCGAGGTGCTGGCCACCGACCTCGACGGGGCGTTCCTGTGCCTCCAGCGCGCCGCCCGGCGCATGGTCGCCGCCGGGACCGGCGGGCGGATCGTGAACATCACCAGCGTGCACGAGCACGCTCCGCGGGTGGGCGCGGCCGGCTACTGCGCAGCCAAGGGTGGCCTCGGGCTCCTCACCCAGGTCGCCGCCCTGGAGCTGGCCGAGCACGGGATCACCGTCAACGCGGTCGCGCCGGGCGAGATCGCCACCCCCATGACCGGGCAGGAGGACGAGGACCCGACGGCGCCGAGGCACGACCGGCCCGGCGTCCCGCTGCGCCGGCCGGGCGACGCCCGCGAGGTCGCGGCCGTCGTCGCCTTCCTGGCCTCGCCGGCCGCCGGCTACGTCACCGGTGCGTCCTGGGCCGTCGACGGCGGGATGCTGCGGATGGGGCCCATGGCCGGCTCCCACCTCGACAGCGACGACTGGCGGCGCGGCTGA
- a CDS encoding YhjD/YihY/BrkB family envelope integrity protein → MTTSGNDREDAPALARRLAAAQERVRYLRRRLAQRYDRVPRPVRRFVGWLRSPEFVTTSSSLAFYAMVSLPPMVLLGFWIAGLFVDRASLADLGAEVGSQAPESLPVADILNALIDVAARTGPVAAVAAIWPATTYGAALARGFSAIAPQSERRIRGWRGRLLALAIVAALPFAIFSGLAAVYFVPRLLGGGIWLRLALGLGTFLVLGLAIALIYELYQLRDTRWTDVAVGAATATGLVALTTAGYLVYLEFADFTERYGATALATAVLLGLWLLLGNAALLTGYRVMSRRAYRRSGRRPPQPG, encoded by the coding sequence GTGACCACGTCGGGGAACGACCGCGAGGATGCGCCGGCCCTCGCCCGGCGCCTCGCGGCCGCGCAGGAGCGGGTCCGGTACCTCAGGCGCCGGCTGGCGCAGCGGTACGACCGGGTACCCCGCCCGGTGCGCCGGTTCGTCGGTTGGCTGCGCAGCCCGGAGTTCGTGACGACCAGTTCCAGCCTGGCGTTCTACGCGATGGTGTCGCTGCCGCCGATGGTGCTGCTCGGCTTCTGGATCGCCGGATTGTTCGTGGATCGGGCGAGCCTCGCCGACCTCGGCGCCGAGGTGGGCAGCCAGGCCCCGGAGAGCCTGCCCGTCGCCGACATCCTGAATGCCCTCATCGACGTCGCCGCCCGGACCGGGCCCGTCGCGGCGGTGGCGGCGATCTGGCCCGCCACCACCTACGGGGCCGCGCTCGCCCGCGGGTTCAGCGCGATCGCGCCGCAGTCCGAGCGGCGCATCCGCGGGTGGCGGGGGCGGCTGCTGGCGCTGGCGATCGTGGCGGCGCTCCCCTTCGCCATCTTCTCCGGACTGGCCGCCGTGTACTTCGTGCCGCGGCTGCTCGGAGGCGGGATCTGGCTACGACTGGCCCTGGGCCTGGGCACGTTCCTGGTGCTCGGCCTGGCCATCGCGCTGATCTACGAGCTGTACCAGTTGCGGGACACCCGCTGGACCGACGTCGCGGTGGGCGCGGCGACCGCGACCGGGCTGGTCGCGCTCACGACGGCCGGGTACCTCGTCTACCTCGAGTTCGCCGATTTCACCGAGCGCTACGGCGCCACCGCGCTGGCCACCGCCGTGCTGCTCGGCCTCTGGCTGCTGCTGGGCAACGCCGCGCTGCTCACCGGCTACCGGGTCATGTCGCGGCGGGCATACCGGCGGTCGGGGCGGCGTCCTCCGCAGCCCGGCTGA
- a CDS encoding CAP domain-containing protein: MTGSRKTSRALVGMLSALFLTTTGCVVMDTSGGPVGSATGPAPQSPPGDAPDAGAEERMARAIFDRVNDERRERGIEPVEWNDQLAEVAREWSTAMAENEQLEHQDVREVLGRDELEGFAGLGENIFTSSGPVPIGVAHVGWMRSDGHRVNVLNPGWNRLGVGVHCAPDGSVWAVQEFGRTVDADRPPLSEEPPPAEPIARPEEDGPSCE; encoded by the coding sequence ATGACCGGCTCCAGGAAGACGTCCCGCGCACTCGTCGGCATGCTCTCCGCCCTCTTCCTCACCACGACCGGCTGCGTGGTCATGGACACCTCGGGCGGGCCGGTCGGCTCGGCGACCGGCCCCGCGCCCCAGTCCCCGCCCGGTGACGCCCCGGACGCGGGTGCCGAGGAACGGATGGCCCGCGCGATCTTCGACCGGGTCAACGACGAGCGGCGCGAGCGCGGCATCGAGCCCGTGGAGTGGAACGACCAGCTGGCCGAGGTGGCCCGAGAGTGGAGCACCGCCATGGCCGAGAACGAGCAGCTGGAGCACCAGGACGTCCGCGAGGTGCTCGGCCGGGACGAGCTCGAGGGCTTCGCGGGCCTGGGCGAGAACATCTTCACCTCCTCCGGCCCGGTACCCATCGGTGTCGCGCACGTGGGGTGGATGCGCTCGGACGGCCACCGGGTGAACGTGCTCAACCCTGGCTGGAACCGCCTCGGGGTCGGGGTGCACTGCGCGCCGGACGGATCGGTGTGGGCGGTGCAGGAGTTCGGGCGGACGGTGGATGCCGACCGACCGCCGCTGAGCGAGGAGCCACCGCCGGCCGAGCCGATCGCCCGCCCGGAGGAGGACGGTCCCTCCTGCGAATGA
- a CDS encoding YafY family protein has translation MADTGSRTLRLLSLMQSRRHWSGAELAARLGVSVRTLRRDVERLREIGYPVEAQPGVDGGYRLARGAVLPPLVLDDDEAVALTVGLQSAAQSAVAGMGEASLRALTKVVQVLPARLRRRADALRAVTTTAAWATGPTVDPGVLTTVAHACRDTERLTFGYTDSAGVHSDRLVEPVALVALGRRWYLVAYDTARGAWRSFRLDRLADPTTTGVRFAPRQLPAEDAEAFVRAGMGPRGRWYAVEVRIAAPAGPVRERIGAWATVEDDGEHACRIRMAADDLSWPALAIGVVGAECTVVSRPELRDLLGEWGRRFSRAAEDAAPTAGMPAAT, from the coding sequence GTGGCCGACACCGGGAGCCGGACGCTGCGCCTGCTCTCGCTGATGCAGAGCCGCCGGCACTGGTCGGGGGCCGAGCTGGCGGCCCGCCTCGGGGTGTCGGTCCGCACGCTGCGCCGCGACGTCGAACGGCTGCGGGAGATCGGTTACCCCGTCGAGGCGCAGCCGGGCGTCGACGGCGGCTACCGCCTCGCCCGGGGGGCCGTGCTCCCCCCGCTCGTGCTCGACGACGACGAGGCGGTCGCCCTCACCGTCGGCCTGCAGTCGGCCGCCCAGTCGGCGGTCGCCGGCATGGGCGAGGCGTCGCTGCGCGCCCTCACCAAGGTCGTGCAGGTGCTCCCGGCGAGGCTGCGGCGCCGGGCGGATGCGCTCCGGGCCGTGACCACCACGGCGGCCTGGGCCACGGGCCCGACGGTCGATCCCGGCGTGCTGACCACCGTTGCCCACGCCTGCCGCGACACCGAGCGGCTCACCTTCGGATACACCGACAGCGCGGGCGTGCACAGCGACCGCCTGGTCGAGCCCGTCGCCCTGGTGGCGCTGGGCCGTCGCTGGTACCTGGTCGCCTACGACACCGCGCGGGGGGCCTGGCGCAGCTTCCGCCTCGATCGGCTGGCCGATCCGACGACGACCGGAGTGCGCTTCGCCCCCCGGCAGCTACCGGCCGAGGACGCCGAGGCCTTCGTGCGGGCGGGCATGGGTCCCCGGGGCCGCTGGTACGCCGTCGAGGTCCGGATCGCCGCCCCGGCCGGGCCGGTGCGGGAGCGGATCGGGGCGTGGGCCACCGTGGAGGACGACGGGGAGCATGCCTGCCGGATCCGGATGGCGGCCGACGACCTGAGCTGGCCCGCCCTGGCGATCGGCGTCGTCGGCGCGGAGTGCACCGTCGTCTCCCGACCGGAGCTGCGCGACCTGCTGGGGGAGTGGGGGCGGCGGTTCAGCCGGGCTGCGGAGGACGCCGCCCCGACCGCCGGTATGCCCGCCGCGACATGA